The Rosa rugosa chromosome 1, drRosRugo1.1, whole genome shotgun sequence genomic sequence TGATATAATTATAAGAAGTGAgaatttttacttttttgggATAATGATCTATTCTTAACCTCCTCTGGGAGAAAGGATAATATATTTTACGGTAATTGTTCTTGTGCCTTGTTGAAGTTCTAACTAAGAATTAGTTAAGGTAAATAAGGTTTTCAACCAGGTAAGATATGCTATCATTTAACTAACTAAGTCCTCAAGTACTCCTCATTGTGGTAATGGTATATATCTCATGTATGTTAGTAAGGTTAGAAAAATCTTTACAGAATAATTGAATACTATAGTGAAAAGGATCACTATATCAATGACATTCTGaatctaaacaaaaaaaaaatgtctcaAACCTCAACAACTATTATAGTAGAAAATGACAATTATACTAAAAAATTATTGCAGCCAAACAAGTTTCTAAATATATATTGTCAAAATGGAATATGATCCACTTTGATATAAAACTATAAAAGAGGATTTTCAAATACATGGGTTGTTCCAACTTACAACGTGGTCATTAGGTGatacattttcttcttctttttttaaaagaaaaattacttaTAATGGAATCTCAATCAAAGAAGATCAAATGTGGTTCATAACCTATTAAAATTAGTCCACCAAACCCCAAAAGAAACCCATGAATGGTCGCAAGATCTAGAGCATGCATAGGCTCGTGAtgttttctctctattttttcttttataaataGTTTTTTATTCATTAATGGGTAAAACAAATAGAACTAGAacaaaacaatttttttctgCATGTTTTTGAATCTGGTTGCCAAACTGAAGCTTCCATCCAACTATATATTGACTTGACCATAAGTGTTcgtagaaagaaaaaaaaaacacccaatTTGCTcatatattttcattattttgtcaAATTGCATCTAAAAGTTTTTGCACGCCGTtgataataaaacaaaaatcatgAGGAAACTTCAATATTATATGATCAAGCTCGTTAGATGTGATTGACCGTTGGAGAAAATGGGCACAAAACCGCAGCCTCAAAGATTCAATTTTAATCTTAAATGGTATAACTGAAGCAACGGTCTCATATGGTCACTATTGTATTTGTTCTTCAATTCTCTAGTCTGAGTTTTAATTTGGCCGGTCGTATCGTCATATATTCACATTGTTTGTACCAAACCCACTTTGTTTATCAATGGCAGGCCAAGATGTCAAAGATGCTCTACATGAACCAAAACGTTTTTCTAGTGCTTAACTAACTAAAATAAACGTTGAATAGAAGTTACCAAAGACCCTTTTAAATCACTAAAACAACCATTTTAGTTTTGATTGGGTAGAGAACGGTGATTTTGGATTACGAATACTAGTAGTCAAGAGTTTTGTGGAGATTAGAGTCCCTAATACGAGCCGCTAAAGAAATTTCTAGCAAAAGTAGTAATGAGCAAAAATAATTTGACGCAAAGCATTCTCAAACACAACCCTATTTGCAAAAATCATTTGAGATTTCAATGAAACTTCTAAGTTCTAATCGTGCTTCTAGTTCCCAGTTAAAGACGCTTCTTGAAAAAACATTTATAGGTACTCAGTTCAAAGTACAACAACGTACAAACGTaatcgatttttaatttatCTGATTCTAACAATATAAAACGCCTAGTAAGTACAAAAGCGCTTCAATTCAAGCCGCCGGATTGCTTCAATTACCAACTTCTTATTAGTTTTCTCCTGGACAACTTCGTTGTCAGCTCCGGTATTAGTTTGATCTGCAGATATAATATTAAGTTGGAGACATGATTATTAGTAATAAAAAATTACACATTACACAAGAAGAAGACCTAATCACTTACCAAGACCACGCCAACGACCAAAAAGTGGTCAGAGTTAATCAGCTCAACTTGCCAGGTAAGGTTGTGGCCTGTGGTGTGGGTGTGTCCCCATCCAAATCAAAGATGCACATTTTTTCCATAGACTACTTGTTTTGACTGAAGGTTAGTCACCTGTTAATGATATATAATTAGTTTGTTAACCAAACTAGGATTCTTTCACTTTGTGATTGTTAAGTCACCTAACCTGAGTTTGTCCCTGTACCAGAAGGCTCTTCTGGCTAGGGTTGTCATCTTCTGGATTCTTCAAGTTAGGTTTAGGGCTTATATTCTCAACACTTATTAATATGCAGGTGAGAtgcatggttttttttttttagttttttcatTACTCTGAAGAAATACAAGTGGGTCTGATCCTATTCCTCACTCTCTGCATAAACAAGTCGGAGAGTCTTGTGAATTTTCACTGCTTGGTTATAAGTCTGTTATTACAGATAGTTGTACTGAACAAACTAATTTAAACTTCGCTTTTGTTCTGCCTTTCCCCTTTGGTTTTGGGTGAGTTATTTGGTTTGCTATCTTGCTATCATGTACTCTTAAGCTTTTGGTAGATAAAACGGGATATTACAGAAGAACCTGCGACGTTAAGTAGTTGAAGAGGCTAATCTATGATGAAGTGACGAGAGTACCAATAGTCCGAATAAACAGTAGTAGTGATATGTCATATCCTAATCAGTGTTGGATACAGGGGAAAGCTAGGCAATAGATTTCAACATGAAAACCATAGATCCATGACAGTAAGAAGCACCAGAAAATTTCAACTACGATATTGGATATTGTCAACATCACTAGTaagaagaaggaaagagtgaAGGTGGGTTGCAGTACCCTTCATGTTGTCCCATGACCTATACGTAGATCAATGCCACCTTCGCTGCTCTGATAAGCCAGCAAGGCTCACGTTGCAgataccctaaaccctaaacagtAGTAGTGATATGTCATAGTGTTGGATACAGGGGAAAGCTAGGCAATAGATTTCAACATGAAAACCATAGATCCATGACAGTAAGAAGCACCAGAAAATTTCAACTACGATATTGGATATTGTCAACATCACTAGTaagaagaaggaaagagtgaAGGTGGGTTGCAGTACCCTTCATGTTGTCCCATGACCTATACGTAGATCAATGCCACCTTCGCTGCTCTGATAAGCCAGCAAGGCTCACGTTGCAgataccctaaaccctaaacagtAGTAGTGATATGTCATAGTGTTGGATACAGGGGAAAGCTAGGCAATAGATTTCAACATGAAAACCATAGATCCATGACAGTAAGAAGCACCAGAAAATTTCAACTACGATATTGGATATTGTCAACATCACTAGTaagaagaaggaaagagtgaAGGTGGGTTGCAGTACCCTTCATGTTGTCCCATGACCTATACGTAGATCAATGCCACCCTCGCTGCTCTGATAAGCCAGCAAGGCTCACGTTGCAGATACCCCCAGACCTCCCTGCACGTTATTGCCCCCATCACGTTGCCCCCATCAGAAGCTCCCGTGGCAGAGCTCAGCATACCAAACCATAAGACTCGGTAACATTAGGTTAGTCACCTATGCAGAATTTCCCGATGTGGGATTCCAGAATAGCTCAAAGAAAAAAGTGAAGGTTGGTTGATGACTGAGCACGTTCCGGACATCAGTATAAAGCTCTCAACAACCCCCAGATATCCCTGAACCTTGTTTCCCCCAACACGTTTGGGTCACAAACTACCGTTACAATACTTGGCATGCTAAACACCAAGACTTATTAGTATTAACTATGTCACTTAATGCAGTTATGCAGGGTTCTCCGGTGGGATTACAATTTAGCTTGAAGAAAAAACTGAAGGTTGAAGAGAGTAGCCAAGACAGCTATCTGAACAGCATCACAAACCCTCCTCATCAATATATAACTGTAAAGTAACAgccaaaataatataaatttaactAGCAAAATGTGATGAAGATGGTCAGGTTTGCAGCAAAACCCGATAGAACAGAGAAATAAAAGCACAGAAACGTCCAACATAAAATTTTGTGGGAATGCTGAATGCAGCATTGCACACAATTTACTCTAGGTTTTTCTACTTTGCCATCACCAGTTTCATTTACAAAGCAAGAATAGAAGTCACATTTATATAGAATTCAGAGGAAATCTAATTAAATAGCTAGTTACTTCCCTGTGGAAGATTTAAGGTGGTCACTGGCTGTTGCAGGCGATGCAAGAAGCTAATATGACAGAAGTTGCAAAAGATGCATGTGTTCAGAAGGATCGTACCAGAATTGCAGTTCAGGAGACAAATTTACCATGTACAAAATACTTTGATCGTACTGATGGAAGTTTCCTAGCATGTCAAAAGTGTCGTAGCTGTATTATAAGGAAGGCATAAAACTCAGAGGtcaaagaagatgaaaagaTAAAAGCGGCCAGCTTCACGGAAATCAATTTCAGTATGCCATAATGTGGTTCTGCTGACAGATAATTAAATCATTCTATATGGATTAATGTTTCTGCAGTATGTCCAACATTCTGTACACAACAATGAACAAAAATGTACTGAACAAACGTCTCCCTGCTCAGTTATATATATGCGAACAAGATTACAATCCTGTTATTCCTGTGATGGTAGTTGaattaacacacacacacacacaatataatatatatatatatatatatatatatatatatatatatatatatatatatatatattaaccaAAGGCCGAATCTATCTTGTTTTCGAAAATGATTCGAAAATGGCAAAGAACAAAGAATTTTCAAAAGTGAAGGTTGGTTCAAGAGTGCTTTTATTGCATTTTCTGGACCTTAACATCACTAGCAACCTTCGCTGCTATAATAAACCAAAGAGGCAGTCCTCGAACCTTATTACCCCTATCACATTTGGTTCACAAGCTGCGGTGACGAGCTCAGCATGCTAAGACTTGCAATATTAAGTAGTTCACTTATGCAGAGTTTTCCGATGTGGGATCCCAATTAGTGAAGGTTGGTTGAAGAGTGAGCACTTTCTGGACTTTAAACATCACTATAAAGCTCTCAGATCTCCCTGCACCTTATTTCCCCGAACACGTTTGGGTCACAAACTCCTGTGACAGAATCGATTGGCATGCTAAATCCTAAGACTTGGTGATATTAATTATGTCACTTGTGCAATATGTGGAATTCCAATATAGCTTTCGACCTTTCGTTGAAGAGAGTAGCTAAGACAGCTATCTGCATATCAGCACCAAGCCACCAACCCCGCGAACACGTTTGGGTCACAAACTCCAGTGACAGAGTCGATTGGCATGCTAAATCCTAAGACTTGGTGATATTAATTATGTCACTTGTGCAATATGTGGAATTCCAATATAGCTTTTGACCTTTCGTTGAAGAGAGTAGCCAAGACAGCCATCTGCATATCAGCACCAAGCCACCAACCCCTCCCCATCAATAAAGTAAcagccaaaataaaataaatttaactAGCAAAATGTGATGAAGTTGGTCACTTTTGCAGCAAAGTCTGATAGTATTGAGAAATAAAAGCACAGAAAGGTCTAACTTAAATGTTGTAGGAATGCAGCAATGCACACAATTTTCTCTAGTTTTTTCTACTTTGCCATCGCCTGTTTCATTTCCAAACCAAAATAAGAAGATACACTTGGATAGAATTCAGAGAAAATCTAATTAGTTAGTTACTGCCCTGTGGAGAGTTCAAGGTGGTTACTGGCTGTTGGGGGCAATGCAAGAAGCTAACATAACTAGCAAAAAATGCATGTGTTCAGACACAGGAACCTCACCATACCAGCATTGCAGTTCAAGAGACAAATTTACCACGTACAATAGAGTTTGATCATAGTAATGAAAGTTTCCTAACATGTCAAAAGTGCCGTAGCTGTATCCTAAGGAAAGCATAAAAATCAGAGAccaaagaagatgaaaagaTAAAAGCATGGCTAGCTTGTGCAGTCCAACATTCCATATACACCAATAAACAAATATGTACCTCCGGTGCAATTAGTTGACTAGCCGTTATAGCCTCATTTTGGCTGGTGGGGCAAATTGCAGGACAAAGGAGGATCAACTTCTTCAGCTTCTATCAGCGCATATGAGGTAGGTCCTGGTTATCCCCTAGTAAACTTATCACGTCCATGGGTGAGTACAACCCAAGTTACACCACACTCCATGCATTTGTCTTTCCCACACCCTTCTCCTGCATCATTTTTCTCACACTTATAGCATCATCCCACCTTCCAATGGAACTATACAGGTTGGAAAGCATTATATAATAGCCGTCATTTTCTGGATCAGATTCTATAGCATGCTTAGCAACCCTTGCAcccatttcaatttcattgtgAATCTTACAGGCAGCTAACAGAGATCCCCATACACCACCATCAGGAGTAATGGGCATTGACAGAACCAAATCTTTAGCTTCTTGCAGTTTACCAGACCTTCCAAGAATATCTACCATACAAGCATAGTGCTTCAAATTGGGCTTTACAGAAAATTCCTGCATTCTACCAAACAGATACTTCCCTTGTTCAACAAGCCCTGAATGATTACAGGCTGAAAGAAGAGAAAGGAATGTTATTTCATTTGGTTTAACATTTGAAGTTTCCATGTTGTGGAAAATTTCTATTGCAGATTCTGCATGTCCGTGCATAGCATAACCTGAGATCATGACATTCCAAGAAATAGCATCCCTCTCATTCATTGAGTTGAACAGTTCTCTAGATTTCTCGAGCTCCCCACATTTTGCATACATATCAACCAATGCAGCGGCAACGGACAAATTGATCTCTATCCCTCTTTCCTTAATGTGACAGTGAACTTGCTCTCCTTCTTTAAGAGATGCGAGATGAGAGCAAGCAGAAAGCACCGTTACAAATGTTGCCGAGTTGGGCTTCACCTTCTCTACGATCATTTTATGAAATAGGACTATGGCCTCAGCAAAATTTCCATTGTGAGTGTAAGATGACATCAATGTGTTCCATGTTACAATGTCTCTATGTGTCCCACGAAAAATTCTCAATGCAATGTTCAAATAACCACTTTTTCCATACATATCTATGAGTGAATTGGCTACCGAGACATTGTCATCCATCGAAATCTTAATCATGTAGCCATGAACTGATTGGCCAAGATGGATCGCCCCCAACTGGAAGCATGAACAAATCACAGACACCAAGCTACTAGAATCAGCTTCAATGCCTAAATATTGCATCTTCCCAAAAATTTCTATACATTTTGCAGGCAGTCCCACCTTAGCATAGCCACAAATCATATTATTACAACACTCTTTGTCCCAATGCTGCATTTCACTAAGAAGCTTCTCTGCAAGAGTCAATAACCCAAACTTGCAGTACATGGATACCAGTTCACTATAAACCATCTGAGTTGATCCATAGTTTTGCCTTGTCACTATTCCAAGGAATGCTTTTCCTTCCCTGATATTTGTCAAATTTCTAAACCCTGAAAGCATGCAACTGACAACAATTTCATCCGCAACAATATCACTACCCTGCATTTCCCAAAATAAACACAAGCATTCTGCCACTAACCCAGATCTAGCATAAGCACCAATAACCGACGTCCATGATAGAAGATCTCTATTTCTTAATTCACGAAACAAAACCAAGGATTCACCAGGTGTCCCACATCTGGAATACATAGACAAAATCAAAGACTTAACAGCTTCTGAACATCCAATTCCACTTTTCACAACAAAACCATGTAAACATCTACCTTCTCCTATAGCTCCCATACCCACACAAGCTTGAAACCCAACTTCCAGTGTCCTAAAATTTGGCCTCTCACCATCTCCACCAATCCTATGCATCTCACAAAGACACTCCAAACCTTTCTCACTCTCACCATTCTGCACATACCCAATTAT encodes the following:
- the LOC133723966 gene encoding pentatricopeptide repeat-containing protein At4g39952, mitochondrial-like, with amino-acid sequence MFSQKPIHLFKRFPSSFPFSSLSPSNYLNWHLQSLLSNQTSTLPHLSQSHALIITSGNSNNVFIASKLVSFYASLTKPESSTKVFDSVSPKDTFLWNSIIKTHFSNGSYSNALEFFTQMRGSELGPNQFTLPMVVASCAELRLLDHGKTVHGLASKLGLFAGNPAVGSSFVYMYSKCGRMGDACVVFDEITERNVVCWTAVIIGYVQNGESEKGLECLCEMHRIGGDGERPNFRTLEVGFQACVGMGAIGEGRCLHGFVVKSGIGCSEAVKSLILSMYSRCGTPGESLVLFRELRNRDLLSWTSVIGAYARSGLVAECLCLFWEMQGSDIVADEIVVSCMLSGFRNLTNIREGKAFLGIVTRQNYGSTQMVYSELVSMYCKFGLLTLAEKLLSEMQHWDKECCNNMICGYAKVGLPAKCIEIFGKMQYLGIEADSSSLVSVICSCFQLGAIHLGQSVHGYMIKISMDDNVSVANSLIDMYGKSGYLNIALRIFRGTHRDIVTWNTLMSSYTHNGNFAEAIVLFHKMIVEKVKPNSATFVTVLSACSHLASLKEGEQVHCHIKERGIEINLSVAAALVDMYAKCGELEKSRELFNSMNERDAISWNVMISGYAMHGHAESAIEIFHNMETSNVKPNEITFLSLLSACNHSGLVEQGKYLFGRMQEFSVKPNLKHYACMVDILGRSGKLQEAKDLVLSMPITPDGGVWGSLLAACKIHNEIEMGARVAKHAIESDPENDGYYIMLSNLYSSIGRWDDAISVRKMMQEKGVGKTNAWSVV